From the Candidatus Effluviviaceae Genus I sp. genome, one window contains:
- a CDS encoding isoaspartyl peptidase/L-asparaginase, which produces MTVLASDLAEIGMADAVRQLKEGRKALDAVEEGIRRVEADPAVRHVGLGGDPNLLGEMECDAAVMDGATRMAGSVGALRGHVHAVSVARAVMEHLPHVMLVGEGAAMFAREMGHRRTELLTDAARSSHGAWIERDVETSAGPNWRAGPLAPAAWIAAGRLECRDTVVVLAIDARGDIAAGTSTSGWAYKYPGRLGDSPVIGAGLYAQNAAGACGCTHTGEMALRACTAARVVWNLGAGVPVKDACAEAAADLAGLTGGHLGGVVIHALSASGAPAVVPAGRLRKPIAYWFWQEDMPAPELREASG; this is translated from the coding sequence ATGACGGTTCTCGCAAGCGACCTTGCTGAGATTGGGATGGCCGACGCCGTGCGGCAGCTCAAGGAGGGGCGCAAGGCGCTCGACGCCGTCGAGGAGGGCATACGACGCGTCGAGGCCGACCCGGCAGTGCGCCACGTCGGGCTGGGCGGCGACCCCAATCTCCTCGGAGAGATGGAGTGCGACGCTGCGGTCATGGACGGCGCAACGCGCATGGCCGGGTCCGTGGGGGCGCTTCGCGGCCACGTGCACGCCGTGAGCGTCGCGCGGGCGGTCATGGAGCACCTCCCCCACGTCATGCTCGTCGGCGAGGGCGCCGCGATGTTCGCCCGCGAGATGGGACACCGCCGGACAGAGCTCCTCACGGACGCGGCGCGGTCATCGCACGGCGCCTGGATCGAGCGCGACGTGGAGACGAGCGCGGGCCCGAACTGGCGGGCGGGACCGCTCGCACCGGCGGCATGGATCGCCGCCGGACGGCTCGAGTGCCGGGACACCGTCGTCGTCCTCGCCATCGACGCCCGTGGCGACATCGCAGCGGGCACGAGCACGTCAGGGTGGGCGTACAAGTACCCGGGGAGGCTCGGGGACTCGCCGGTGATCGGCGCCGGTCTGTATGCCCAGAACGCCGCGGGCGCATGCGGCTGCACGCACACGGGCGAGATGGCGCTGCGGGCCTGCACCGCCGCGCGCGTGGTGTGGAACCTCGGAGCAGGGGTTCCTGTGAAGGACGCCTGTGCCGAGGCCGCGGCAGACCTCGCCGGCCTCACCGGAGGCCATCTCGGCGGTGTCGTGATCCACGCCCTGAGCGCGTCGGGAGCGCCGGCGGTCGTCCCCGCCGGGCGCCTGAGGAAGCCGATCGCCTACTGGTTCTGGCAGGAGGACATGCCGGCTCCCGAGCTGCGCGAGGCGTCTGGATAG
- a CDS encoding VWA domain-containing protein codes for MSGITGRCARTVAGAMLLLAWAATALAAPQGMHHVIIVDCTGTMKYQGRAQATLAALQEFVKAMAPEDRVSVYGYGERTHAVLSKYPVTVGDAAARQSLMNAMRLTFDHDRTDITAGLELAWRERDKVLPVISGRRNGCVVLLTDGKLIPVYEDYSQYDAIRAASEARLRELGRMFGEIRVPVVTIGLGRPDQVDGALLADVSTASGGEYFASLDAQALSGAFSKAAVKAAARRPSENEAVADAAPAADAPREATAQPSDGGKNTKAQEPRPADAPRSGGLVKGMLAAAGDCRARSSMFYQGATAALGVLMGVVALGVHRKQSWTNVFTRAIGTQPARVKGYLRPVEREGTTSARACVPLENPGHVCVRLGAGGDFLDDLAHTAVEVIGTRDDGGPLIRVVTGSVTVNGEPVRTMRKLADGDALDIDGRPFVYLRGRRR; via the coding sequence ATGAGCGGGATCACCGGACGATGCGCGCGCACCGTCGCGGGCGCGATGCTCTTGCTCGCGTGGGCTGCGACCGCCCTTGCGGCGCCGCAGGGCATGCACCACGTGATCATCGTCGACTGCACCGGCACCATGAAGTACCAGGGACGAGCACAGGCGACGCTTGCGGCGCTCCAGGAGTTCGTGAAGGCCATGGCCCCCGAGGACCGCGTGAGCGTGTACGGCTACGGCGAGCGGACGCACGCCGTGCTGAGCAAGTATCCGGTCACGGTCGGCGATGCGGCCGCGAGGCAGTCGCTCATGAACGCCATGCGGCTCACCTTCGACCACGACAGGACCGACATCACCGCCGGGCTCGAGCTTGCGTGGCGCGAACGGGACAAGGTCCTTCCCGTCATCAGCGGGCGGCGCAACGGGTGCGTCGTCCTTCTGACCGACGGCAAGCTCATCCCGGTGTACGAGGACTACTCGCAGTACGACGCGATCCGCGCGGCCAGCGAGGCGAGGCTGAGGGAGCTTGGCCGCATGTTCGGCGAGATCCGCGTTCCGGTCGTCACGATCGGCCTCGGTCGGCCCGACCAGGTCGACGGGGCGCTCCTTGCCGACGTCTCGACGGCGAGCGGAGGCGAGTACTTCGCGTCGCTCGACGCGCAGGCGCTGTCGGGCGCGTTCTCGAAGGCGGCGGTGAAGGCGGCCGCGCGGCGGCCGAGCGAGAACGAGGCCGTGGCGGACGCCGCTCCGGCGGCGGATGCGCCGCGCGAGGCCACGGCGCAGCCGTCGGACGGCGGGAAGAACACGAAGGCGCAGGAGCCTCGCCCCGCGGACGCCCCGCGGAGCGGCGGTCTGGTCAAGGGGATGCTCGCCGCGGCCGGCGACTGCCGCGCGCGCTCGAGCATGTTCTATCAGGGCGCGACGGCGGCGCTCGGCGTGCTCATGGGCGTCGTCGCCCTCGGCGTGCACCGCAAGCAGTCGTGGACGAACGTGTTCACGCGGGCCATCGGGACGCAGCCGGCTCGCGTGAAGGGGTATCTCAGGCCCGTCGAGCGCGAGGGGACGACGTCCGCCAGGGCGTGCGTCCCGCTCGAGAACCCGGGCCACGTCTGCGTGAGGCTCGGGGCCGGCGGCGACTTCCTTGACGATCTGGCCCACACGGCCGTCGAGGTGATCGGCACGCGCGACGACGGCGGCCCGCTGATCCGCGTCGTCACCGGCAGTGTCACCGTCAACGGGGAGCCGGTCCGCACGATGCGCAAGCTCGCCGACGGCGACGCGCTGGACATCGACGGGAGGCCGTTCGTGTATCTGAGGGGCAGGCGCAGGTAG